One genomic segment of Gasterosteus aculeatus chromosome 6, fGasAcu3.hap1.1, whole genome shotgun sequence includes these proteins:
- the calm2a gene encoding calmodulin 2a (phosphorylase kinase, delta), producing the protein MADQLTEEQIAEFKEAFSLFDKDGDGTITTKELGTVMRSLGQNPTEAELQDMINEVDADGNGTIDFPEFLTMMARKMKDTDSEEEIREAFRVFDKDGNGYISAAELRHVMTNLGEKLTDEEVDEMIREADIDGDGQVNYEEFVQMMTAK; encoded by the exons agtTCAAGGAGGCATTTTCGCTCTTTGACAAGGATGGCGATGGCACCATCACCACTAAAGAGCTGGGAACAGTCATGCGCTCTCTGGGCCAGAACCCCACAGAGGCAGAGCTGCAGGACATGATCAACGAAGTGGATGCTGATG gaaatggaacGATAGACTTCCCAGAGTTCCTCACTATGATGGCTAGGAAGATGAAGGACacagacagcgaggaggagatcAGAGAAGCATTCCGCGTCTTTGATAAG gaTGGCAATGGCTACATCAGTGCTGCTGAGCTGCGCCATGTGATGACAAACCTTGGAGAGAAGCTGACTGATGAAGAAGTGGACGAGATGATCAGAGAAGCAGACATTGACGGAGATGGACAAGTCAACTATGAAG AGTTCGTACAAATGATGACGGCGAAGTGA